The Paludisphaera rhizosphaerae genome segment TTGCAACATTGGATTGAGCCGTTGGCTGAAGCGGCTCACTCCGAGGAGCGCGTCGCGCTCGCTTCACCGCTGACCAACGGCGATGGACTGGCGTTCGACGAGGCCGTCGACGAGGCCCGTCTCAGGAAAGTCGCCTCCGGGATGCCGGAGTTCCTTCCCGTCGCCCGCTCCGGTCTGACCGCCAACTTCCTCCGCGGCGACGTTCTTGACGCAGTAGGGCTTCTCGATGCGTCGATCGCGTCGCCTCGGGCGGCCCTCGACGACTGGCTGATGCGGGCCTGCGCCTTGGGCTTCTTCGCCAAACGCGCCTCCCGCTCGCTCGTGTTGCGAGACGTGCCTACACGAGATCGAGACGAGTCCGCGGACGAGGCGTCGATGGACGAGGTCTCGCTGTTGGATCGACATGTTTATCTGAAAGATCAGGTGCAACGGCACTCCGGGTCGCTCGACGCTTCAGTCGCCGCGCATGCGGCGGTGGTCGAATCCTCGGGGAGGATCAACGTCGCCGTCGACCTTCGCCATCTCCCGCTTGAGATGAACGGCACGAAGATGTACGCCTGGAGCCTCGTCCGCGCGCTGGCCGCCCGATCCGACGTCGATCTGACGTTGCTGGCCGTCCACCCGCTTCAGGCCGACGGTCTGGAAGGCCGGTTGGTTTCGCCCGACGAGTGGGCCGACGACGTCGCGATCATCCACAAGCCTGCCCAGATCTTCGACCGGACTCACGCCAAACTGCTCGTCGAATCGCGGGCCCACGTCGTGCTGACGTACCAGGATATGATCGCCTATCGAATGGCTCACGTCTTCGAAAACGAGGCGGCGCACAACGAGTATCGGCAAACGAGTCGTCTGACGCTGCTGGCCGTTCAGGCGATCCTCACGTACTCGGAGAACACGGCGCGGGAGGTTGAGGCCGAGTTCGGCGTCGATCGCGAGTTGATCCACCCGATCTTCCTCGGCGTGGACATCGACGATTTCTCGACCCCGGCCACTGAGGCGGAGACCGTTGAGACCCTGACGAACGTCGGGCTGCCGGGGCGGTTCTTTCTCTGTCTCGCGTCGGACTATCCACACAAGAACATCACCGGTCTGCTCGACGCTTACGCCTTGTTGAGACGCTGGTGGACCGACGGCGAGCCGCCGGCTCTGGCCCTCGTCGGTCGGGCGTCGCGGGTGGTCGCCGCGGCCGAGGACCGCTTCGGCGGACCGATTCCGGGCGTCCACGTTCTGGGGCCGGTCGGACACGACGAGCTTCGGGTACTGTACCAGGAGGCCGACGCCCTGGTCTTCCCCTCGCTCTACGAGGGGTTCGGTCTGCCGCCTCTGGAAGCAATGGCCGCGGGGACTCCTGTGATCGCCATGCCCTTCTCGTCGGTGCCTGAAGTCTGCGGCGACGCCGTGCTCTATTGCGGCGGACTCTCTCCGGTCGATTTGGCCAGGGCGATGCAGCGGTTGGCGGTCGACGACGAACTGCGTCGACATCTCCGCACCGAAGGACGACGTCGATCTCGCGAGCTCTCGTGGGAGAAGACGGCGGTGCAGACCGTCGAGGTCTATCGAAAGGTCCTGCTGAATCCGTCGAGCCGCTCGCTCCTCGCTCGCCGAAGTCTCAGCGAGGCCATCGCGCATTGGTCCCAACCGTACGTTCCCCCCGCCGCCGCTGCTGCCGTGCAGCCGAGCGAAGCGCCGGAGGACACGGCTGAGATCGAGGTCGCCGAGGAGATCGTTTCGGACGAGAATCTTCAACCCTGCGAGGACATGCTGGACTTGGAACCTTCGTCCCAGATTGAGGTTGACCCTGCGGCTGACCCCGAGGCCGGGTCGGCGTGCGAGGACGAGGTCGATCCCGCACCGATCCATGAAGAAGAACCTGAAACGGCGACGGCCTTGCCGGTCGCGGTCGAACCAGAGCCTGTAACGGTCTCTTCAACGGTCATGGTCGTTAGCGAAGCTCCCGCTCCCTATTTCGAGCCCGAGCCCCTCGGGATCGTCAACGCTTGCCAGGCTCTGAAGAGCGCCGTCCGTAGGCGGATTCGTCGCGATCTCGTTCGGTTCGCCGGCAGGCAGCGATCCCGGCTGGGTCGGGCCAAGCGTCTCACGATTCGATTCATCCAGGTGGTTCGAACCGACGGGCTCTCTGCCGCCGCGGGGAAGGCCGCCCGCAAGGTCAGGAACAAGGCCCGGCACGTCTCCCGCCGCTTTGCGCCGACGCGTCTCCGAGCCGAAGCCGGGTGCCCTTACTTCCAGCCGCCAACGATGCTGGAGCCCTACGAGGCCTGGCGACGAACCAACGGTCACTCGGATTTCCGCGCCGAGCGGCTTCGGGAGCAGGTCGCCCAGATCGGCCGCCCGGTCAAATTCTCGATCCTGGTCCCCGTCTACAACACTCCGGCGCACTTTCTCGCCGCGGCCGTAGAGAGCGTGCTGGCGCAGACCTACCAGCACTGGGAGCTGATTCTCGCGGACGACGCAAGCACGGATGCCGCGACGCTCGGCTATCTTGCCGGTGGGCTGCCGCGCGACCCGCGCGTGATCCTGGTGCGACGCCCCGTCAACGGCAACATCTCGGCCGCGACGAACACCGCCGCGGAGCACGCGACGGGTGATTTCGTCGTCCTCCTCGACCACGACGACGTGCTTGATCCCGAGGCCCTGTCACATTTCGCCCTTCGGATCGATCGCGAGCCGGAAGTCGACTTGCTCTACAGCGACGAAGACAAGCTGGGAGTCGATGGCGTCCGATTCGCCCCGCAATTCAAGCCCGACTGGTCGCCCGAACTGCTTCTGAACTTCTGCTATACCGGCCATCTGACTGCGGTCCGCGCCTCGGTCTATCGCGAGGTCGGCGGCATGCGATTGGGGTTTGAGGGCTCGCAGGACTTCGACTTCTGGCTGCGGGCCTCCGAACGGGCGCGCAAGATCGTGCACGTCCCTCAGGTCCTTTACCACTGGCGAGTTCTTCCGGGGTCCACAGCGGCCAGCGGGCATGAGAAGCCGCACAGCTTCGAGGCCGGCCGTCGCGCCGTCGAGGAGGCCTTCGCCCGTCGAGGCGCGGCCTGCCGCGTCGAGCAGCCGGGATGGGCGCTCGCTGCCGGATGTGGCATTTTCCAGCCCGTCATGCCTGACGACGGCCCCTCGGTCGCCATCGTGATTCCGACGAGGAATCAAAAGAGGCTGCTTCAGAACCTGCTCAAGTCGCTGCTCAAGACGACGTACCACAACTATCGCGTCTACATCATCGACAACGACAGCGACGATCCGGAGACGCTGGCCTTTCTGGCGAAGGTCCCGCATCAGGTTCTGCACATCCCCAACCTCGACGGCAAGTTCAACTACGCGGCCGTCCACAATACGGCCGTCGGCCGCATCGAGGAGGACCTGATCCTCTTCATGAACAACGACATCGAGGTCGTCGAGCCGCGCTGGCTGAGCCAGATGGTCGGTTGGTCGCGACTGCCCGGAATCGGTGCGGTAGGGGCTCGGTTGATGTACGCCGACCGCCGGATCCAGCACGCGGGCGTCACGCATGGCGTCCACGAAGGGATGGCGGGGCACACGTTCAAGCTGCTCCCCTGGTGGGACGGCGGGGAGATGGGGCTGGCTCGAGCGACGCGCGACTGCCTCGCCGTCACCGCGGCCTGCATGTTGACCCCTCGCCGGCTCTTTCAGGCGATGAACGGCTTCGACGAGGTCGACTTCGGGGTCGCGTTCAACGACGCCGATTACGGCTATCGTCTGCATGACGCCGGCTATCGCAGCGTCGTCTGCGCCGAGGCGGAACTGTTCCACCACGAGGGAGCGACGCGAGGCTTCGCCGACGACCCGCGCGAGGAAGCGAACTACCGCCGGATCCACGGTCGACGCCGCGATCCCTACGTCAGCCCGCACTACGACCCGATGGTCGAGGCGTTTACCATCAAGCCGACGGTCGTTCCCGTCGCCGATGCCGATCGGCCGGTGCGGGCGATGGCGTTCAGCCACAACCTGAACTGGGAGGGCGCCTCGCGGTTCGAGCTGGAATTGACCATCGGGCTGAAGCAGGCCGGCGCCATCGATCCCGTGGTGGTCAGCCCCGTCGATGGGCCTCTGCGATACGAATATGAGAAGGCCGGAGTTCCGCTCATCGTCGATCCGTCGCTAGTCTCGATCTTCGGCGGCCAGGCGGCCTATGAGGACTCGCGACGGCGCACCATTGACTTGCTCGCCCGCGAGGGGTGCCGCGTGGTCCACGCGAACACACTCCACGGCTTCTGGGCGGTCGACGCCGCCAGAGAGGCGGGACTGCCGTCGATCTGGAGCATCCACGAGAGCGAGGCCTGGCAGACCTACTTCGACCAGTTCCCGCGCGAGATCGCCACGACCGCCCTGGGCTGCATGGAGTCCCCCTACCGGGTCGTCTTCACGGCGAAGAGTTCCGCCGAGGTCTGGAAGGAACTCGACACGCGGCGCAACTTCGGACTCGTCCGTTACGCCCTCAACATCGAGCGGTTCCACGCCGAACTCGACGGCCACCCTCGCGACGAGGCTCGGGCCGAGTTGGGGCTGGCGGATGACGACGTCTGCTTCCTGCTGCTGGGGACTGTCTGCGATCGGAAGGGCCAGCACGACCTGGTCCACGCTTTCCGAGCCCTCTCGGCCGACGCGGCGACGAAGGTCCGTTGCGTCGTCGTCGGAGCGCGGGACAGCCTTGAGTACAGCCGAGAGTTGAAGCGTCTGGCCGGCATGCTCCCCGAGGATCGGCGATCGCGATTCCAGATCGTTGACGAGACCGGAGCGACCGCCGTTTACTGGCAGGCGGCCGACGTCTTCTGCTGCACGTCGCGCGTTGAGAGTTATCCCCATGTGATTCTGGAGGCTCTCGGCCGCGGTCTACCGATCATCACGACCCCCGTGTTCGGCATTCCGGAGCAGGTCCGCCCAAACGTCAACGGGTTGTTCTACGAGCCCGGGGACTTCCGCCTCTTCGCCCGACACCTGGAAGCTCTGGCCCGTGAACCGGTTCGTCGCCGGGCGATGGCCTCGGCGTCTTCCTGGATCCTGCGAGCCTTGCCGAGCCACAGCGACATGATTGAGCAGTACAGCGGGCTCTTCCGGGCCGCGGCTGAGAGTGCTCCGGACCGGCGGCTGGTAGCCGCCGCGCCGAGTGGACCGACGACCTTGGGCTCCCGCATCTTCCACGGTCCGCATGATCGGGCGAAGCAGGGGCACGCGGTCGGGGCGCGCTATCGTCGGTCGATC includes the following:
- a CDS encoding glycosyltransferase: MSQDRSADVIVPVTLGGPAMLGRLCAILECSGPALGRLLVVDDGCGDRVLAPGLAELAEADGRLQIVRCPRGLTWADYANRGLTERRGDVVLLAPDARPLQHWIEPLAEAAHSEERVALASPLTNGDGLAFDEAVDEARLRKVASGMPEFLPVARSGLTANFLRGDVLDAVGLLDASIASPRAALDDWLMRACALGFFAKRASRSLVLRDVPTRDRDESADEASMDEVSLLDRHVYLKDQVQRHSGSLDASVAAHAAVVESSGRINVAVDLRHLPLEMNGTKMYAWSLVRALAARSDVDLTLLAVHPLQADGLEGRLVSPDEWADDVAIIHKPAQIFDRTHAKLLVESRAHVVLTYQDMIAYRMAHVFENEAAHNEYRQTSRLTLLAVQAILTYSENTAREVEAEFGVDRELIHPIFLGVDIDDFSTPATEAETVETLTNVGLPGRFFLCLASDYPHKNITGLLDAYALLRRWWTDGEPPALALVGRASRVVAAAEDRFGGPIPGVHVLGPVGHDELRVLYQEADALVFPSLYEGFGLPPLEAMAAGTPVIAMPFSSVPEVCGDAVLYCGGLSPVDLARAMQRLAVDDELRRHLRTEGRRRSRELSWEKTAVQTVEVYRKVLLNPSSRSLLARRSLSEAIAHWSQPYVPPAAAAAVQPSEAPEDTAEIEVAEEIVSDENLQPCEDMLDLEPSSQIEVDPAADPEAGSACEDEVDPAPIHEEEPETATALPVAVEPEPVTVSSTVMVVSEAPAPYFEPEPLGIVNACQALKSAVRRRIRRDLVRFAGRQRSRLGRAKRLTIRFIQVVRTDGLSAAAGKAARKVRNKARHVSRRFAPTRLRAEAGCPYFQPPTMLEPYEAWRRTNGHSDFRAERLREQVAQIGRPVKFSILVPVYNTPAHFLAAAVESVLAQTYQHWELILADDASTDAATLGYLAGGLPRDPRVILVRRPVNGNISAATNTAAEHATGDFVVLLDHDDVLDPEALSHFALRIDREPEVDLLYSDEDKLGVDGVRFAPQFKPDWSPELLLNFCYTGHLTAVRASVYREVGGMRLGFEGSQDFDFWLRASERARKIVHVPQVLYHWRVLPGSTAASGHEKPHSFEAGRRAVEEAFARRGAACRVEQPGWALAAGCGIFQPVMPDDGPSVAIVIPTRNQKRLLQNLLKSLLKTTYHNYRVYIIDNDSDDPETLAFLAKVPHQVLHIPNLDGKFNYAAVHNTAVGRIEEDLILFMNNDIEVVEPRWLSQMVGWSRLPGIGAVGARLMYADRRIQHAGVTHGVHEGMAGHTFKLLPWWDGGEMGLARATRDCLAVTAACMLTPRRLFQAMNGFDEVDFGVAFNDADYGYRLHDAGYRSVVCAEAELFHHEGATRGFADDPREEANYRRIHGRRRDPYVSPHYDPMVEAFTIKPTVVPVADADRPVRAMAFSHNLNWEGASRFELELTIGLKQAGAIDPVVVSPVDGPLRYEYEKAGVPLIVDPSLVSIFGGQAAYEDSRRRTIDLLAREGCRVVHANTLHGFWAVDAAREAGLPSIWSIHESEAWQTYFDQFPREIATTALGCMESPYRVVFTAKSSAEVWKELDTRRNFGLVRYALNIERFHAELDGHPRDEARAELGLADDDVCFLLLGTVCDRKGQHDLVHAFRALSADAATKVRCVVVGARDSLEYSRELKRLAGMLPEDRRSRFQIVDETGATAVYWQAADVFCCTSRVESYPHVILEALGRGLPIITTPVFGIPEQVRPNVNGLFYEPGDFRLFARHLEALAREPVRRRAMASASSWILRALPSHSDMIEQYSGLFRAAAESAPDRRLVAAAPSGPTTLGSRIFHGPHDRAKQGHAVGARYRRSIALEG